The Fictibacillus phosphorivorans genomic sequence AGCAGGTTAATGACTTCTTCGCTTGATTTGGCGTCCCCTTTCTCAATCTTACTCAAGTATGAGACAGAACAAATTCCCTGTGCCAGCTCTTCCTGGGTTAGGCCTTTGGTTTTTCTATAATATCTTATTCGTTGACCGACCATAAAATCCCCCTTTCAGAACTTGGGAAAATTGTCATGCAGAACCCCCACTAAACAAGTATCTATCCTACTATTTTTCCCAATACAGAATAAATGGATTGTTTGATAAGATAAATATAACAGAAAATACAAAGTTTTTGCTAGAAATTGATAATTTTGAAAAGAACGTTTTACATAAATCCTATGTCAGCACCGAGCCGGCGTCAAATTTGAAGGGAGAGAGTACTATGGCTAAAATGTATCAATTATCATCACGAACTGCAGAGAAGAATCAATCGCTGTATGTCTCACGTGATCCTGAAGTGGCCGGAAGTATAGTAAGAAATGAGGAAGGCGGTTTTGCCTACTCCGAAGTATTCATGGACAAACAGAAGAATTACTGGTTCTCCAAGAAAATGGACGATCAGTCAAGAGATCACAAGCTCTTCATCTTTGACCATAAAAATGGCTGCTTAAAATCTCAGGTGATTAAGGGACAACCCAACTTTTATGAATTTGAATCCAGTGTTGTAGTCGCTTGTGAGGGTGATGGTTCAAAAGGCTCAGTCTTAATTTTTTCAAAAGATGGTCCAGAACTCATAAAAGAGTGGAAAGTGAATGGTTTCCTATGGGAAGTAGAGATGAACCAAGATGTTCTCTATATTTCTTCTTATATCGTCGAAGAGGATCAAGCGGTACTCTACATCATCCGTAACGGTAAGAAAAAGCGTGTGAATCTGGGAAGCAACATGGCACCTACTGATATTTTATGTCATGAAGATCTTGTGTACGTATCAGGTGCGCCGGTTCTTAACGGTGACCCGAAGAAAATCATGGTGTTGAATGATAAAGATAAAGTGGTTACAGAATACAAGCTATCCATCTCTCCTCGTGCTCTCTATCAAGTAGACGATCAACTGCTCGTCTATGAGCTAGATCTTGCAACGGGAAAGAGCGAACGAATCGTATACATTGATATGAAGACTGGCGAACAAAAAGAGCATGAGATTCCTCATTCGAAGATCGTAGAATGTACGGATGACTCTCTGTCATTATTAGAACAAAACAGCAAGACGCTCTATACGTGGGATCATTGCAAATGCAGAATTGTAAATACTCAAAAAGTAGCCGATCAAACTCAAGTCATCTAATCTAAAAATATAAAGTCATATAATTGTAGAAAAGTCCTGTGTTTATCACGCAGGACTTTTTTTGCATGTCCAGAAAGTAAGCTGTAAAGGGGGAAGGTTTATCATGGCGATGAAGTGGGAAGGTGCTAGTTGTATTTGTGTGAACGAGGGAAGGCTATTGATGGTTTTACAAGGAACAGCCGCTGAGGAGAAGAAGTGGAGTATTCCTTCTGGAGGAAGAGAAGGAAACGAGAGTCTTGAGGAATGTGGCATTCGAGAAGTATGGGAAGAAACGGGCTATACCGTAAAAGTTATTAAAAAACTACATATTAAAGAAGGAATTACACAGAACATACATTTTAAGGTTCACTATTATCTCACGAAATTAATAAGTGGTTCTTCTGTCATTCAAGATCCGGATGGTTTAATTCACGACATAAGGTGGGTATCCTTGAAAGAGTTAGGGACGCTAACATTATCCTTTCCAGAAGATCGAGAGCTTTTACAAAGCTATTTATTATAATAAGAAAAAAATCTAGGGTTTGCTGCTATTTTTATAAGGGAACTCTAATTGAGGAGGAAGGCAGTGAAACCGATATTCGCTGAAAAAGAAGATCTGAACCGTTTGTTGAAATGGTGTAGTGACGCTCCAGAATATCAGAAGAAACTCTCTTCATATCTAGAAGATCGCGATGATACAACCGTTGTAGTTGTAGAAGAAGAAAACGTAATTGTGGCAGTCGCCTTATTAAAGGTACAGGAAACAGAAAAGAAGGGGTACATTTGGATGTACGCCAAGAATAAAGATATTCAGAATCACCCAGAGATCATGCAATTTTCATTAAGATGGTTAAGAAAACAAGGTGCAAAAGAATATACCGTTATTTAAAACGATCATTATATAAAGGGTGGATAATTCTATGGAAGAAACAAGTGTCTATGGTTGGACATGGCATCGTCATGAGTGTCACGAAGAAACAATTCATGACTTGATCGCCGATACGAAAGGCTGCAAAAATTGGCTAAGCAATATTAAAGAGGAAAAAGTTAACTATCTAAGGATTGAAAGAGACAGGGACGGCGATCAAGTTGTTCGCGGATCATTAACCTATAAACAAGATCCCGAGAATCAATCTGATTTTAAGGTATTCCATTTTTATATCCGACCGAAGTCTTTAATCACGGTTGGATTAGATTTATCACTTATTCAAGGTGACTATCGTAGAGCCTGTGACCACCTGATCTTAGAAGAAAAGACGCCAGTTGAAGGCTTTCTAATTTTATTGGGTGAGTTAATTAATTATTTCTTAGATGGTATCGATGCAT encodes the following:
- a CDS encoding NUDIX hydrolase, with translation MAMKWEGASCICVNEGRLLMVLQGTAAEEKKWSIPSGGREGNESLEECGIREVWEETGYTVKVIKKLHIKEGITQNIHFKVHYYLTKLISGSSVIQDPDGLIHDIRWVSLKELGTLTLSFPEDRELLQSYLL
- a CDS encoding GNAT family N-acetyltransferase; this translates as MKPIFAEKEDLNRLLKWCSDAPEYQKKLSSYLEDRDDTTVVVVEEENVIVAVALLKVQETEKKGYIWMYAKNKDIQNHPEIMQFSLRWLRKQGAKEYTVI